From Mustela nigripes isolate SB6536 chromosome 13, MUSNIG.SB6536, whole genome shotgun sequence, one genomic window encodes:
- the LOC131999434 gene encoding serine/arginine repetitive matrix protein 2-like, with protein MGRNRQAPPEQGAGDHRGTERGTVSPRRSPQPRSASRPRRTGGPRAPRLPRCLARLPRGPVLPSWCGRALPVERRPSSPVPDAQSRRSKKKAKKDAEKETLLWLGLSTRRNLPKVPSSRRRRRPKARSTRRRTLVSTPAPPACTAPARLFSAPLPWQPDELSVSAPPPAHASRPAPRGSAHTPAPRWRGRPRSRAFGEPSLRPHVERLLAPPRTQPSVPRRGAADSGVGDSGGHHTSRVLRKEENGRRALCVDHCDLGLSPRDGGGRGRGQLPPSGRMALSDARPPLPWNTPSRAQSGWAGVAVWPGHRLTNSERRSGGHSRGGDPSGGGFVTPSFSPLLLSRTHRPTHHSGRALVGFYTGWRGRRQEAKPPPLTLVSAIVKVDTASICCECSECDPSEILFVRPRRWLEGLAEGAKGRWKLFLWHYESNQKIEEEDIHSMNLLSTSKCQVWRRKCWGIALVTGSGFVAFPLPVLTLQTFEILRRMLKGFY; from the exons ATGGGGCGCAACCGACAGGCGCCTCCAGAACAGGGCGCCGGAGACCACCGGGGAACCGAGCGCGGCACCGTGAGCCCGCGGCGCAGCCCGCAGCCCCGGTCGGCCTCCCGCCCTCGCCGCACAGGCGGCCCCAGAGCTCCGCGCCTCCCCCGCTGCCTGGCTCGGCTGCCCCGGGGCCCTGTCCTCCCGTCCTGGTGTGGGCGAGCTCTGCCGGTGGAGCGGCGACCTTCCAGCCCGGTGCCCGACGCCCAGAGCCGAAGAAGCAAAAAGAAGGCGAAGAAAGACGCAGAGAAGGAGACACTGCTTTGGCTGGGGCTCTCCACTCGCAGAAACCTTCCCAAAGTCCCgtccagccgccgccgccgccgcccg AAAGCCCGGAGCACCCGGCGTCGGACTCTCGTCAgcaccccagcccctcctgcttgCACCGCGCCAGCCCGGCTCTTCTCAGCCCCTCTGCCCTGGCAGCCAGACGAGCTCTCCGtgtccgccccgccccccgcccacgcctcccgccccgcccccagaggCTCCGCCCACACGCCCGCCCCGAGGTGGCGGGGGAGGCCGCGGAGCCGCGCGTTCGGAGAGCCTAGCTTGCGGCCGCACGTGGAGCGCCTGCTGGCCCCGCCCCGGACCCAACCAAGCGTCCCGCGGAGGGGTGCCGCCGACTCGGGGGTGGGAGACAGCGGAGGGCACCACACCTCCCGGGTCCTGAGAAAGGAGGAGAATGGTAGAAGGGCGCTGTGTGTGGACCACTGCGATCTAGGCCTTTCCCCACGCGACGGAGGCGGGAGGGGACGCGGTCAGCTTCCCCCTTCTGGCCGAATGGCCCTCTCCGACGCTCGGCCCCCGCTCCCCTGGAACACTCCCTCCCGAGCCCAGTCGGGCTGGGCGGGGGTGGCTGTTTGGCCTGGGCATCGTCTTACTAATTCGGAACGACGGAGTGGAGGCCACTCAAGAGGAGGCGATCCCAGCGGAGGAGGCTTCGTGACTCCTAGCTTCTCCCCCTTACTCCTGTCCCGCACCCACCGGCCCACCCACCACTCGGGACGCGCCCTCGTGGGTTTTTATACTGGATGGAGGGGGCGCCGCCAGGAAGCCAAGCCTCCCCCGCTAACTCTTGTTTCTGCAATTGTAAAGGTAGACACAGCCTCTATTTGCTGTGAGTGTAGCGAATGTGACCCCTCAGAAATTCTTTTTGTCCGCCCCCGAAGGTGGCTGGAGGGCTTGGCGGAAGGTGCCAAGGGCCGCTGGAAGTTGTTTTTATGGCACTACGAATCGAATCAGAAGATTGAG gaagaagataTTCATTCCATGAATTTATTGAGTACTTCCAAATGCCAG GTCTGGAGAAGAAAATGCTGGGGGATAGCACTCGTAACTGGATCTGGCTTTGTAG CTTTCCCTCTACCTGTACTCACCCTACAGACTTTTGAAATATTAAGAAGAATGTTAAAGGGATTTTACTAG